In a genomic window of Rhopalosiphum maidis isolate BTI-1 chromosome 4, ASM367621v3, whole genome shotgun sequence:
- the LOC113550307 gene encoding serine/threonine-protein phosphatase 4 regulatory subunit 1-like isoform X1: MHHAAAMVFQENKRSLFLGSFVQVGAGIERLMIQNSDGTSEDESMEIFDLAGNQHSVNMPSETVKQMYNASAEEIRNTTPKFISSCMKFVIKDHLEMIPDILTVIEKMTKDEDKLMRFDTVSTVGYLCTIFHQHENLRSYIHSFLLPAIIKALSDPAEQVIMRAQMVLTYIISKGVIDNKTIEDIVCPALILAANSTDDLHVQNNIVTLVGKIVLKISDNVLCKTVLPFLINKSHSDCIYVRLAALLSFPELGHALDMDHKIKVLLPRYFEMCNDRVGTIRKTCADIITPLSVCCDDTLRRGPITDAAGQLLSDSCKFVRQTALENLGPLITTYANPAVTSLVTTRTFILMMVSNFTDDLHYITMKCQTSQEYFKATELLMDREKPWSNETTMKNDNKFWVADYNVKTESEELYSTFAYWREPICDTKSSFSFENDCDDRESEVERLQTMIPNKLWYVPMNNNSNLNCTEMKKSEFEVKPILEEGNGDSKPSATELNGHDLVVPTLLLDHYADMAGAFDDSDLASQCACMLPAVLVTIGPTHWPLLRHTYYVLASHRSWKVRRKAASYIHKLAIYIGEEATSRDLLPIFESLVLDLDEVRSGAIDNFAAFLKMLSVTVRSDLAPMMCRFLKTDYEWNWRFRQNFCEQLAESLHLFTPLDMYHHIHEVCLSLLMDRISSVRQSALSLVPELLVVLNKNLSLKRLMLNELVARFGRADLWSRRQMFAQICSYILNYGDRCLSTADFNNELMPCLLNLGSDRVPNVRLMVAKTLYTQVVNNSVFMDLQNPQHNVLTETLTRLRRDEDRDVRYFADSNRGFGISAN, encoded by the exons ATGCACCACGCTGCTGCCATGGTTTTTCAAGAGAACAAAAGGTCGCTATTCCTGGGATCATTTGTCCAAG TCGGAGCCGGCATAGAAAGATTAATGATCCAAAATAGTGACGGGACCAGCGAAGACGAATCTATGGAAATATTCGATCTCGCAGGTAACCAACACAGTGTTAACATGCCCAGCGAAACCGTCAAGCAGATGTACAACGCGTCGGCTGAAGAAATCAG GAATACCACTCCAAAATTTATATCAAGCTGTATGAAATTTGTGATAAAGGATCATCTAGAAATGATTCCGGACATACTCACTGTGATAGAAAAAATGACAAAAGAcgaag acaAACTAATGCGATTCGATACGGTCAGCACTGTTGGTTATTTATGCACAATTTTTCACCAACATGAGAACCTCAGATCTTATATACATTCTTTCTTACTCCCAGCTATTATCAAAGCATTATCTGATCCAGCAGAAcag gtaataatgcgAGCTCAGATGGTTCTCACTTACATTATAAGTAAAGGTGTGATCGACAACAAAACTATTGAAGACATTGTATGTCCAGCACTTATATTAGCTGCCAATTCCACAGATGATCTCCatgtacaaaataacattgttACG ttagTAGGAAAAATTGTCCTTAAAATAAGTGACAACGTGCTGTGCAAAACTGTATTGCCATTCCTAATCAACAAAAGCCATAGTGATTGTATATATGTCAGACTTGCTGCTTTATTGAGTTTTCCTGAACTTGGCCATGCATTAGACATGGACcacaaaattaaagtattg ttgcctcgttattttgaaatgtgtaATGATCGTGTAGGCACTATTCGTAAAACATGTGCTGACATTATTACACCATTATCAGTATGTTGTGATGATACTTTGAGGCGAGGTCCTATAACTGATGCAGCTGGACAATTACTTAGTGAcagttgtaaatttgtaagacaGACAGCTTTAGAAAACTTAGGTCCATTGATTACGACCTATGCAAATCCTGCTGTTACATCATTGGTTACTACTCGTACTTTTATACTAATGATGGTCAGCAATTTCACTGatgatttacattatattac TATGAAGTGTCAAACAAGTCAAGAATACTTTAAAGCTACAGAATTGTTAATGGATCGAGAAAAACCTTGGTCAAATGAAACAACAATGAAGaatgataataa ATTTTGGGTTGCTGATTATAATGTTAAGACTGAATCTGAAGAATTATATAGCACTTTTGCATATTGGAGAGAACCCATCTGTGATACAAAATCATCTTTTAGTTTTGaa AATGATTGTGATGATAGGGAATCTGAAGTTGAAAGACTTCAAACCATGATACCAAATAAGTTATGGTATGTGCCGATGAATAACAATT cTAATTTGAATTGCactgaaatgaaaaaatcTGAGTTTGAAGTTAAACCAATTTTAGAAGAAGGTAATGGAGATTCTAAACCTTCAGCTACTGAACTCAATGGCCATGATCTAGTTGTACCTACGTTATTGCTTGATCATTACGCTGACATGGCTGGTGCATTTGATGACAGTGATCTTGCATCTCAATGTGCATGTATGTTACCCGCAGTGCTTGTTACTATAGGTCCTACTCACTGGCCATTGCTCAGACATACTTACTATGTTTTAGCTTCACACAGATCT tggaAAGTGAGAAGAAAGGCTGCatcttatattcataaattggcTATTTACATTGGTGAAGAAGCTACATCCAGAGATCTCTTACCTATATTTGAGTCTCTTGTATTGGATTTGGATGAAGTACGGTCTGGTGCCATAGACAATTTTGCTGCTTTTCTtaag atGTTATCCGTGACTGTACGTAGCGATTTGGCACCTATGATGTGCCGATTTTTGAAAACAGATTACGAATGGAACTGGCGTTTTCGACAAAATTTCTGTGAACAATTAGCAGAATCTTTACACTTATTCACACCACTTGATATGTATCATCATATACACGAGGTGTGCTTGTCCTTACTCATGGACAGAATATCATCTGTTCGTCAGTCTGCTTTATCACTG GTTCCTGAACTATTGGtggtacttaataaaaatcttagtTTAAAACGATTGATGTTGAATGAACTAGTTGCACGTTTTGGACGAGCAGACTTGTGGAGTAGACGACAAATGTTTGCCCAAATATGCTCATACATATTAAACTACGGTGACCGGTGTCTATCTACAGCAGATttcaataatgaattaatgccTTGTTTACTTAACTTGGGTTCTGACCGTGTACCAAATGTTCGATTAATGGTAGCCAAAACTCTCTATACTCAAGTTGTAAATAACT CGGTTTTTATGGATCTACAAAATCCTCAGCATAATGTACTCACTGAAACTCTTACAAGGTTAAGAAGAGATGAAGACCGAGATGTTCGTTATTTTGCTGATAGCAACCGGGGATTTGGTATTAGtgctaattaa
- the LOC113550307 gene encoding serine/threonine-protein phosphatase 4 regulatory subunit 1-like isoform X2 — protein sequence MKFVIKDHLEMIPDILTVIEKMTKDEDKLMRFDTVSTVGYLCTIFHQHENLRSYIHSFLLPAIIKALSDPAEQVIMRAQMVLTYIISKGVIDNKTIEDIVCPALILAANSTDDLHVQNNIVTLVGKIVLKISDNVLCKTVLPFLINKSHSDCIYVRLAALLSFPELGHALDMDHKIKVLLPRYFEMCNDRVGTIRKTCADIITPLSVCCDDTLRRGPITDAAGQLLSDSCKFVRQTALENLGPLITTYANPAVTSLVTTRTFILMMVSNFTDDLHYITMKCQTSQEYFKATELLMDREKPWSNETTMKNDNKFWVADYNVKTESEELYSTFAYWREPICDTKSSFSFENDCDDRESEVERLQTMIPNKLWYVPMNNNSNLNCTEMKKSEFEVKPILEEGNGDSKPSATELNGHDLVVPTLLLDHYADMAGAFDDSDLASQCACMLPAVLVTIGPTHWPLLRHTYYVLASHRSWKVRRKAASYIHKLAIYIGEEATSRDLLPIFESLVLDLDEVRSGAIDNFAAFLKMLSVTVRSDLAPMMCRFLKTDYEWNWRFRQNFCEQLAESLHLFTPLDMYHHIHEVCLSLLMDRISSVRQSALSLVPELLVVLNKNLSLKRLMLNELVARFGRADLWSRRQMFAQICSYILNYGDRCLSTADFNNELMPCLLNLGSDRVPNVRLMVAKTLYTQVVNNSVFMDLQNPQHNVLTETLTRLRRDEDRDVRYFADSNRGFGISAN from the exons ATGAAATTTGTGATAAAGGATCATCTAGAAATGATTCCGGACATACTCACTGTGATAGAAAAAATGACAAAAGAcgaag acaAACTAATGCGATTCGATACGGTCAGCACTGTTGGTTATTTATGCACAATTTTTCACCAACATGAGAACCTCAGATCTTATATACATTCTTTCTTACTCCCAGCTATTATCAAAGCATTATCTGATCCAGCAGAAcag gtaataatgcgAGCTCAGATGGTTCTCACTTACATTATAAGTAAAGGTGTGATCGACAACAAAACTATTGAAGACATTGTATGTCCAGCACTTATATTAGCTGCCAATTCCACAGATGATCTCCatgtacaaaataacattgttACG ttagTAGGAAAAATTGTCCTTAAAATAAGTGACAACGTGCTGTGCAAAACTGTATTGCCATTCCTAATCAACAAAAGCCATAGTGATTGTATATATGTCAGACTTGCTGCTTTATTGAGTTTTCCTGAACTTGGCCATGCATTAGACATGGACcacaaaattaaagtattg ttgcctcgttattttgaaatgtgtaATGATCGTGTAGGCACTATTCGTAAAACATGTGCTGACATTATTACACCATTATCAGTATGTTGTGATGATACTTTGAGGCGAGGTCCTATAACTGATGCAGCTGGACAATTACTTAGTGAcagttgtaaatttgtaagacaGACAGCTTTAGAAAACTTAGGTCCATTGATTACGACCTATGCAAATCCTGCTGTTACATCATTGGTTACTACTCGTACTTTTATACTAATGATGGTCAGCAATTTCACTGatgatttacattatattac TATGAAGTGTCAAACAAGTCAAGAATACTTTAAAGCTACAGAATTGTTAATGGATCGAGAAAAACCTTGGTCAAATGAAACAACAATGAAGaatgataataa ATTTTGGGTTGCTGATTATAATGTTAAGACTGAATCTGAAGAATTATATAGCACTTTTGCATATTGGAGAGAACCCATCTGTGATACAAAATCATCTTTTAGTTTTGaa AATGATTGTGATGATAGGGAATCTGAAGTTGAAAGACTTCAAACCATGATACCAAATAAGTTATGGTATGTGCCGATGAATAACAATT cTAATTTGAATTGCactgaaatgaaaaaatcTGAGTTTGAAGTTAAACCAATTTTAGAAGAAGGTAATGGAGATTCTAAACCTTCAGCTACTGAACTCAATGGCCATGATCTAGTTGTACCTACGTTATTGCTTGATCATTACGCTGACATGGCTGGTGCATTTGATGACAGTGATCTTGCATCTCAATGTGCATGTATGTTACCCGCAGTGCTTGTTACTATAGGTCCTACTCACTGGCCATTGCTCAGACATACTTACTATGTTTTAGCTTCACACAGATCT tggaAAGTGAGAAGAAAGGCTGCatcttatattcataaattggcTATTTACATTGGTGAAGAAGCTACATCCAGAGATCTCTTACCTATATTTGAGTCTCTTGTATTGGATTTGGATGAAGTACGGTCTGGTGCCATAGACAATTTTGCTGCTTTTCTtaag atGTTATCCGTGACTGTACGTAGCGATTTGGCACCTATGATGTGCCGATTTTTGAAAACAGATTACGAATGGAACTGGCGTTTTCGACAAAATTTCTGTGAACAATTAGCAGAATCTTTACACTTATTCACACCACTTGATATGTATCATCATATACACGAGGTGTGCTTGTCCTTACTCATGGACAGAATATCATCTGTTCGTCAGTCTGCTTTATCACTG GTTCCTGAACTATTGGtggtacttaataaaaatcttagtTTAAAACGATTGATGTTGAATGAACTAGTTGCACGTTTTGGACGAGCAGACTTGTGGAGTAGACGACAAATGTTTGCCCAAATATGCTCATACATATTAAACTACGGTGACCGGTGTCTATCTACAGCAGATttcaataatgaattaatgccTTGTTTACTTAACTTGGGTTCTGACCGTGTACCAAATGTTCGATTAATGGTAGCCAAAACTCTCTATACTCAAGTTGTAAATAACT CGGTTTTTATGGATCTACAAAATCCTCAGCATAATGTACTCACTGAAACTCTTACAAGGTTAAGAAGAGATGAAGACCGAGATGTTCGTTATTTTGCTGATAGCAACCGGGGATTTGGTATTAGtgctaattaa